ATTTTATCCCACTCATTATTTTCATGTTTAGTTTAAACGGAAAATTTCCATTTTGGTATTTAATTCCCGCTGCATTCGGTTTACTCACCGTCTTTTCAGCGTTTGAAAAATGGTATTACACAACGTATTGGGTTGAAAATAACGTATTACATGTAAAACAAGGGCTCTTTGTAAAGAAGGAGAGCTACTTAAATAAAGAACGTGTTCAAACGATTAATACAAGTTCTAACGTGTTATATCAAATGCTTGGCTTAAAAAAGATTCAAATTGAAACAGCTGGCGGAGGCGACGATGCAGAAGTTAGCTTAGCTGGTATTACAGTAGAAGAAGCAACAGAGCTTATTGCAATGCTAAATGAGCCAACTCCAGAAGTGAAAGCAGAAGAAACGTTAGACGAAGCAGCAGAAAATACAGTAGAAAAAGAAATCATCACAGAAGAAAAACAAGCGACAGAATATAAATTAACTTGGAAAGAAATTTTACTAGCGTCTGTTACATCTGGTCAGTTTGGACTATTATTCTCGTTAATCTTCTTTGTGTATCATCAAGTAGATGAGTACATTCCGAAATGGATAGAGAATAGCGTAAAGTCGTATGTAATGGAACATGATATATATGGCTGGATTTTCATGATAGCTATTTTGCTTGTCCTTTCTTGGATTATATCTACAATTGGTTACGTGTTAAAACATGGAGATTTTACAGTGAATCGAAGAAATGATGAAGTCCGCATTTCGCAAGGATTACTTGAGAAAAAAGAACTCGTCCTAAAGTTACATCGCATTCAAGGTATTACGATAAAAGAAAGTATTTTACGTCAGCCATTCGGTTATTGTGCTGTGCAAGTAGAAGTCATTCAAGGTAAAGGACTGGGTGACGAGAAAGAAAAAGTTACACTGCATCCTATCATTCGAAAAGATCGCGTACAACAGTTACTCGCACATTTACAATTACCATACGAACTGAATACAAACATTATTTCATTACCAAAAGCAGCATTACGCCGCTATCTTATTGATAGTTTCATCTTTTTCGCAATGCTAGCAATCCCGTTGACTGGAATAAGTATATATTTTGAAAAGTATTACATCATGTGGGCATTCATTCCGCTTGCGATCCTCATCTTTATACTTGGATACGCAACGTTTAAAACAAATGGTTACGGTGTAAACGGAGAACAAATTACGCTTGTATATCGCAGCGTCGGAAAATATACAGGACTTGTTAGAAGAAGACACGTCCAATCAATGGAAAAGACACAATCATACTTCCAGCGCCGAGCAGATTTATGTACGTATAAATTCTCTAACGCATCATCGAATTATAAATTAGAGCATACGAGTGTAGAAGATACGGAGAGAATGCAGGATTGGTATAAGAAGAGGTTAAGTGAGGATTAAATAAAATGGCTCGTCTTTTGCGGAAGGCGGGCTATTTTTTTTGTGAAAATAATAAATAATATATGTGGAAGGAAAAGCGAGGTGAATGAGAGTGAGCAAATTTTTAATACCGTATTCATTTTCTATATTAAGTTTCTTTATTTCAGCAACGGCACTTGATTTATTTGATAGGGTGGGAAGAAATGATGAGATGACTTCCCCGAACATAATTGGTAAGATAATTCAATCTACTGCGCAAATGGGAGTCCTTACATTGTATTTCGGAGTACCTATTATTTTAGGTGGCTGTCTACTTGGTGAGCTATTGTATAGATTTATCATTTTACGATTTAAACTAAGCTATATTATATCTGTATTATTATATTTACTTTTAGCTTTTACTATTGTTTCCGTAACGGTTGGAATTCCACCTACATATGAAGATTCTAATACTACTTTCATGGTAATAACTATGATTTGCGCTGTTACATTCTTTATGGGCCGGAATATATGGGAGAAAAAATAAATGAATAATGGAGTGACAGAATGAAATATACATGTCCATGCTGCGGGTATAGAACAATAGAAGAAGAACCACCAGGTACATATGAAATTTGTAATATATGTTATTGGGAAGATGATGAGGTTCAGTTTAACAATCCTGACTTTGAAGGCGGGGCGAATGAAGTCTCGTTAAGACAAGCACAGAAAAACTTCATTGCATTTGGTGCTTGCGAGGAATGTTTTGTGAAATCTGTTAGAAAGCCGACTAGTGAAGATGTGAGGGATGCTAGTTGGAAGCAAATTTGTTAAACGAAATGTTATTGATATTTTAAGATGGATTGATCCAAAGAAAAATCCCGTTATTATTCAAACTCCTGAAAATGAACTGACAAACTATTAATTGGATACTCTAAAAAAATATAATTTATACGGCATTATTTTAAGTCTACTTTCATTAGTAGGCTTTTTGGTTAATCTCAAACACGAATGGATTATTTAATTCAAAACTTGGATTTGCGATATGTTAGGAATGTTTCATAAACGGTTGTGTGTAGTTTCCAGAGGCTTATGAATCAGTTTTTGAATACATAGGGATTAACGTGAATAAAATAAAAGGTCAATTTCTTTTCATGTAAAGAAATTGGCTTTTTTATTTAGCTTAGCTTAGCGTAAGGGAATTTTTGTTTCAGCGTACTGTTTACTTTTCAACTTGATGATAATGAGGAGAGATCCCTGTATGCTTTTATACTAAGGATTTGAAGTTTATTGTTTTCTGAAGATATAGATAGGGGAAAATAATGTAAAAAAACTATTGTATATTTAAAAACCTTATGTTACATTTGTGTTACAGAAAAGTTACAAACGGTAACTTATGTTACGGTTTGTTTTCTTTTGTTTTCTGGTATGTTACAAACCGAGAATATGTAAAGCTAAAAAAATAGCAACCTAAAAATAGTTTTTCTATGTGTATAAGAGTGTGTGTAGTAAAGAGCCTGGTGAGAGCTTTACGCACATGATTAAAATTCCTTTCTGTCTTTAAAAGAAGAAGAAAACCAACTACCAACTATTTAGGAGTTTTAAGTAATGATAGTAAATGAAATGTACTTCCTTTCCCACACACAAAGTACATCTTTATTTTCAGTCTAATTACTACACAGACTTTTATACATATGCTGTTATCGTTTTAGGGATATATAGGAGGAGAAAAAATGAAAAAGTTATTAATGGTAATTGGACTTACGTTTTTAATGTTAGCTGGGTGTAGTAATGGAAATTTTGACAAAGCAATGGATGAAGGGAAGACCGCGTTAACGAATAAAGAATATAAAAATGCATTATCATCATTTGAAAAAGCGCTAGATGAGAAAAAAGACGATTCAGATGCAAAGATGCTTGTAGAACAAACGAAAGTAATGATTGAAGCAGTGAAGTTAAAAGAAGAAACAAAGATAGAAGAATCAATCAAGTCATTTGAAAAAGTAGAGAACATGAAGAATGGAAATGCTACGCTTGTAAAACAAGCAAAGGAAGAACGAACAGCATTATTAGCCATCTTAGAGCAAAACAAGAAGTATAGTGAGCAATTGACGAAAAGTGAAGAGTTAATAAATAAGAAAAATTATGCAGAAGCGAAAGAAATCTTAAATAAGCTAGTTGCAGAAACAAAAGATAACAAAAACCTTGAAGAATATAATAAAAAAGCGGTAGGGTTAGTTACTAAAATGAATGAAGAAGAAAAAACTGCAAAGAGTGAAGCAGCGAAAGCACAAAAAACAAATGTAGTAACGAATCAAAAGGTAGCAACAGAAAAGACTCAAAAAACTGAGGCAGAAAAAAATCAAAAGGTAGCAACAGAGAAGAACGAAAAAACTGAGGCAGAAAAGAATCAGAAGGTAGTAACAGAAAAGAACGGCAAAACTGAGGCAGAAAAAAATCAGAAGGTAGTAACAGAAAAGAACGGCAAAACTGAGACAGAAAAGAACCAAAAAGTAGAGACAGGAAAGAATCAAAATGCATTTACTTTTGAGAAAGCGAAAGAATATATTAAAAATGAATATAAAGAAGACTATGATTACACGCTAGAAAATACGCAAGTAGAGAATGGAAAGAAATATTATCAAATTAGAGTGCGTACGACATATAAAATAGAAGGCGCAGCTGGAGCAGGATTTACTGGCGTATTCAAAGTATTCGAAGACGGTACAATTATTGAAATGCACTAAATCGATGAAAAAGGTATCCTCAAAGTATATGAGGGTACCTTTTTTTACATAAAAAAAGGCATCTAGCAAAAGTACTAGATGCAAATAAAAACACAAGGGAAAATAAATATTTTCCCGTTTCCCGTAAGTAATTATATCAAAAAATTTATAAAAAACTAGCTTTATTTTTTATATCATTGATGTGTAAAGCTATGAAATAATAAGATTACACTGTTTTCATAGTGTTTTATTGGAAAAAGGAGCTGCGTATATGATTAATTTTAAACCAGAAAATTTAAACCAACTATTAAAAGTGATGCTAATTAGTGCGAATAAGTCGTATGATGCGATTAAAGATTATGAATGTACGGGGGAAGAAGTAGTATTCCGTGTAGACTTCGAATATATTGATGTTTCTTTAATGATTGTAGATATGTTAGGAAGATCAGCCTCTAAATTTAACATTTTGCCATATGCTAAACCAGATACAAATGAAATAGATTACATTCAGTTTCAAGTGTATTCGATTCATGAAGGGAATTTTAAAGAAATAATCGATACGATGTAGAGAAACTATAAAGTGAAACTTTAATCAGTGGGAGATTCATCCCCACTGATTATTAGCCCTCACCAATCGGACGTTTACGGGCAGCCCGACTCCCACCTAACTTCTTTGCTCCAGCTGAAATTTTTTGGGAGTTTTACTGCCCGTTAACGTGGGGTAATTTTACAAATATGTATATACCAACTAATATATAATTAATACATTCATATAATTGGAGTGATGAGATGCAGCCGTTAGAAAGGGAGATTCATTCTAATATGCTAAAAGTGTGGCGAATTCACGCTTTAATTGGGGCGGCAGTTATATTAGCAGTCATAATTGCATATTTCTTTTTTATGATCAATTTTAATTGGTGGGGTTGGTTGTTTGGCTTATTAGTAACAGGCGCTATCATATTTATCCCGCTTGATTATTTTGTGTTTCCAAATTTACGTCAACGTTATTATAGTTACAGATTAAATGAAGAAGAGATTGAGATTCAAAAGGGAATGTTCGTTGTAAAACGCGTACTTATTCCGATGATTCGTGTGCAGCACGTAACGATTGAACAAGGCCCGATTATGAGAAAGTATAACTTAGCAGAATTACATATTTCAACAGCGGCAACTTCTCATAGTATTCCAGGTTTAACGAAGGAAGAAGCAGAGCAGCTGAAAAGACAAATTGGAGAACTTGCGAAAGTGAGTGATGAGGATGTATAAGAGGCAACATCCGATCACAATTTTATTAGGTATTCGAGTTGCGACTTTGTTGCCTTTTATTTTTCTTGTTTTATTTCGATCAGATGGTCAAGTAAAACTTTGGTATCTCTTACATCTTGTTCTTTTATTTGTATTATTCATTATGGCAATTTTCTCAGCGATAAAATGGTATTTCAAAGTGTATTGGGTTGAAAATAATATTTTACATATAAAGCACGGTGTGTTTGTGAAGAAAGAAAGTTACTTAAATAAAGAACGTGTGCAAAATATTAGTACGTCTTCTAATATCATCTATCAAATACTTGGACTTACGAAACTAAACATAGAAGTAGCGGGCGGCGGTAGTGATCCAGAAGTGATGTTAGCTGGCATTAGAGAAGAGGAAGCGAAGGAACTTCTCTCTTTATTACATAAAGAGAGAAGCGCTGTGAGTGAAGAGGCGCCTGCGGAAGCAGATAGTAAGACAGTGTATCAGTTAACAGCGAAAGAAATTTTATTCGCCTCTATTACATCTGGTAGATTTGGATTAGTGTTTTCTGGATTACTTCTTATTTACTCAGAGTTTAATCAATTTCTACCAGAATGGCTCATCAATAAAGTAGAAGCGTATGTGATGGATAACGGTGTATATGAATTAATCGTTATGGCAGCGATTTTAATGGCGGTTTCGTGGGTCATTTCAACAGCTGGCTATGCGTTAAAATATGCGAACTTTAAAATAGAGCGAAAAGGAAATGAAATTCGTATCGTACAAGGGTTATTTGATAAGAAAGAGTTTGTTTTAAAATTACACCGCATTCAAGCGATCACTGTGAAAGAAGGAATTCTCCGCCAGCCTTTCGGTTATTGCTCTATCGAAGTGGAAGTCATTCAAAGTATAGAAGCAGCTGGAAATGAAGTGATGTTACATCCCTTTATGCAAAAGAAAGATGTCCAGCAGTTACTTACGTATTTGCAGTTGCCGTATGAAACGGAAGAGGAAATCGTTCACTTACCGAAAGCTGCATTACGTCATTACGTAATAATGGGGTGGATTACAAGTGTGGTGCTTGCATTGCCAATCATCGGTGCGAGTATATATTTTAAACAAAATATTGCGTTATTCACTCTAATACCACTTTTCATTGTATTTACGTTACTTGCATACGCCCGGTATACAAGTAGTGGTTATATGATAAGAGAAAATCAGTTAGTCATGGTATACCGAGGCCTTGCAAAATATACGGGAATCATGCGAAGAAGGCATGTTCAAGCAGTAGGATACAGTCAGTCGCATTTTCAAAAGAAAGACGAGCTATGTACAGCTGTCGTATCAGTAGCGGGGCATAGATATAAAGTGAAGCATATGAGTAAAGAAGATGCGCTTCGTATATATAATTGGTATAAAGAAAAAGGAAACACCGTTGTGTAGTGGTGTTTCCTTTTTTGTGTCGTCATTTGTCTATAAGTCGATATATCTCAAAAATCGCTGATATAATTTGAGTTGCGCCGATATAATTTCATGTACCGCATCCTTGAAGGAACCACGATACAAAAATCTTAAACTAACACATCAAAAGTAGTCACAAATGACGGACGAGAGAAAATACTTTTCTGCTGTTCCGCATGTGGATGTGCTTGCGCCGGAGCTTGTCCTTCTGCTTGTGCAGGGCGTTTTTTATGAGCGTTTTCGAATGAACGTGATTCTGTCCAATCTTTAAAGTTTTGTTCCGTTTCCCACATCGTTAAGATGACATATGTATCGTTACTTAATGGGCGTAGAACGCGGATCGCTTGGAATCCTGGTTCGTTTTCAATAAGACCTGCGCGGTTTTTAAAACGGTTTTCAAATACTGGGCGACCTTCAGCTGTTACAGAAATGTTGTTACAAACGATGTAGCCAGGTTGCCCTTTAAATTCGCCAACAGCGTCTAGTACATCATATTGAAGAGATCCTTCTACAGATTCTTCTGTATTTTCTTTATAAAACATATCTTTTTCATCATTTTTTGCAGTGAAATGTGCTTGTTCTAGAGGTGTTTCGTATGAAATAATAGCCTTCATTTTAATGCCCCCCTTAATCGTTTGTTTCTATTATATCAACTCTCTTAAAAAACTTCGAAGATTATATACATAAAGATACTTCTTTTTCAAATAATAAATGTACCATCATTTGGAAAGAAGGCCGATGTATGAAGAAAGTAAAGTGGACTTTATTAGGTGGGTTAGCAACGCTACTATTAGCGATTGTCCTTTATAAGCTTATTGTGTTAGCTGGTGGCTATATGATGGATGAAAAACAGCTCGTTTTCCACTCTTCATCACGTATCGTTGACCAGAAAGGGAAAGAAATTACGAAATTATATGTAGAAAATAGAGATCTCGTACCAATCGAGCAAATTCCAAAATACGTGCAGCAGGCGTTTGTTGCGGTAGAGGATTCTCGTTTTTATGAGCATCAAGGGGTTGATTATCCGTCTATATTCCGTGCTCTTTATAAAGATACGTTAGCTGGAGATAAGGTTGAAGGCGGTAGTACGATTACGCAGCAACTCGCTAAAAACGTCTTTTTAACTCGTGAAAAAACAGTTACGCGCAAGTTGAAGGAAGTGGCAATTTCTCTTCAATTAGAGCAAAAATATACGAAGCAACAAATTCTTGAAATGTATATGAATCATATTTATTTTGGCCATGGTGCTTACGGTATTCAAGCAGCAGCAAAGTTGTATTTTAATAAAAATGTAGAAGATTTAACAGTAGAAGAGGGCGCAATGCTTGCAGGTCTTCCAAAGTCGCCAAACGGATATTCACCGTATTTCTCACCAGAGAAAAGTAAAGAGCGCCGTGATCTCGTATTGTCACTTATGCATAAACAAGGCTATTTGACTGCCGAAGATAGTGTACGTTACCAAGGGAAGACAATTGCTTTATATAAAAACTTAGACGAAAATGAACTCGCATATATGCCGTATATTGATATGGTTATAGATGAAGCAGCTCGTTTATACGGATTGTCTCATCAAGAAGTACTTCGCGGAGGATATACGTTTGTCGTACCGATGGATGAAAAAATTCAAAAGGTAGCGTATAACCAGTTTCAGGATGCAAGGAATTTCCCTGGTAAAGAAGAGGGGGCACAAGGTGCTTTTTTATTAATGGATAATCGTACAGGCGGAATTAAAGCGGCGATTGGCGGAAGAAAGTATGTCCCGAGAGGGTTCAATCGTGTTTTTGCAAAAAGACAGCCTGGTTCTGTTCTAAAACCACTTATCGTTTATGCGCCAGCACTCGAAACAAAAAAGTATAATCCGTATTCTTTATTAACAAATGAAAGACATTCTTTTGAAGGGTATGAACCTCGAAATTATAACCATGAGTATTCGAAAGAAATGACGATGTACGATGCGATTTTAGAGTCAGCAAACGTACCTGCAGTTTCTTTATTAAACGAATTAGGGGTTGAAGAAGGAAAGCAATATTTAGAGAAAGGTAATGTTCATATTGCTGATGCTGGTTTAAGTACAGCGCTGGGCGGATTGAAAAACGGTGTTTCCCCATTTGATCTTGTGAAAATGTATCGTGCATTTTTAGCAAATGGTGATATTATTGAGCCGCATGTTATTGATACAGTGTTAAATAGACACGGCGCAGTCATTGGAGAATCGCCAAAAGTAGAAACGAAAATTTTCTCGAAACAAACGGCTTGGTATATGACAAAAATGTTAGAAGGAGTTGTGAAAGAAGGGACGGCGAAAGCCGGTGTATATAATGGGGCGTTAGCTGGGAAAACAGGTACAACTTCACTACCAAATGACGATAATGGAGCGAGAGATATGTGGTTCGTTGGCTATACACCAAATCTAGTAGGCGCTGTTTGGATTGGTTATGACCGTACGGATCAAGAGCATCAGCTGCAAGGAGAAAGTGCATTAGCAACGAAATTATTTAAGAAAATTTTAACGAAGGCAAATGTAGAACAGAAAGAGCAGTTTATGAAACCAGAAGGTGTGGAAACAATCGGTGCTCCGATTCGTCTGCGCAAAATTGAAGATGTGAAAATGAAATTAGCGTTTAGCCCTTTCGGTTTATTTAAAGCGAAATTAAGCTGGACACCACTTCCTGATGATAGGATTATGTATCGTATTTATAGAGTGGAAAATGGAGTCCATACGCATGTAGCCACTGTAAATGGTGCCGGAGAATATGAAGAAAAGTTCGTGAACATCTTTTCAAAACCGAGTTTTTACGTTGTGCCATATAACACACAAACGAATCGTGAGGGAGAAAAGTCAAAAGTAGCTAAACCATAGTTTTTCTCTGTGTTATAATAAGAATGTTGTGAAAATAGTAAGCGTTTTTAAGAATGTTTGTGTCAATTTAATGAACAACGTACATAATATTATGCATTTTGTTTTTACAAGCTGTATAGTAAAAAAGATAAATATCGAACGTATTCGAAGCATTGGTAAGGAAGGGAGCAAGGGTCTTGGTAAGAACTATAAATGAGACATTTTTACAAGCATGTAGGGGGGAACGTACTGATTATGTACCAGCATGGTATATGCGTCAGGCAGGTCGTTCGCAGCCGGAATATAGAAAGATAAAAGAAAAGTATTCTTTATTTGAAATTACACACAATCCAGAGTTGTGTGCTTACGTGACAAAGTTGCCAGTTGATCAATATAACGTAGACGCAGCAATTCTTTATAAAGATATTATGTCACCACTACCTGCAATTGGTGTGGATGTAGAAATTAAATCGGGTATTGGCCCAGTTATTGATAATCCAATCCGTTCTTTACAAGACGTAGAAAAACTGGGGGAAATCAATCCAGAAGATGACGTACCGTACATATTAGATACGATTCGTTTATTAACGACGGAAATGTTAGACGTACCGTTAATCGGTTTTTCAGGAGCTCCATTTACATTAGCGAGCTATATGATTGAAGGCGGTCCATCTCGTAACTACCATAATACGAAAGCGTTCATGTATGCAGAGCCGAAAGCTTGGTTCGCATTAATGGATAAGCTAGCAGATATGGTTATTACATATTTAAAAGCGCAAATTAACGCAGGAGCAAAAGCAGTTCAAATTTTCGATTCTTGGGTTGGAACAGTAAATGTAGCGGATTACCGCGTATTTATTAAACCAGCAATGGAGCGTATTTTTGCAGAAGTTCGTACGATGGGTGTTCCAATGATTATGCACGGCGTAGGAGCTGCACATTTAGTAAATGAATGGCACGACTTACCGCTTGATGTAGTAGGCTTAGATTGGCGCTTACCGATCGAAGAGGCACGCGCACGCGGCGTTCATAAGGCGGTACAAGGTAATATGGATCCTTCATTTTTACTTGCGCCATGGTCTGTTATTGAAGAACATGTAAAAGGTATTTTAGATCAAGGGATGAAACAGCCAGGTTATATCTTTAACTTAGGACACGGTGTATTCCCAGAAGTAAATCCAGATACATTAAAACGTTTAACTACATTTATTCATGAATACTCTAAAGGGCAGTTAGCGAAGTAAAGGAGCATTGCTGTATGAAAAAGAAAATTGGTTTGCTTGTAATGGCATACGGAACGCCATATAAAGAAGAAGATATTGAACGTTACTATACACATATTCGTAGAGGAAGAAAGCCAAGTCCTGAAATGCTAGAAGATTTAACAGAGCGTTACCGTGCAATTGGTGGTATTTCTCCTTTAGCTACTATTACATTAGAGCAAGCTAAAAAGTTAGAGAAGCGTTTAAATGAAGTACAAGATGAAGTAGAGTACCATATGTATCTTGGCTTAAAACATATTGAACCGTTCATTGAAGATGCAGTGAAAGATATGCATAACGACGGTATACAAGATG
This Bacillus paramycoides DNA region includes the following protein-coding sequences:
- a CDS encoding PH domain-containing protein produces the protein MQPLEREIHSNMLKVWRIHALIGAAVILAVIIAYFFFMINFNWWGWLFGLLVTGAIIFIPLDYFVFPNLRQRYYSYRLNEEEIEIQKGMFVVKRVLIPMIRVQHVTIEQGPIMRKYNLAELHISTAATSHSIPGLTKEEAEQLKRQIGELAKVSDEDV
- a CDS encoding PH domain-containing protein, with amino-acid sequence MYKRQHPITMLLELKITDFIPLIIFMFSLNGKFPFWYLIPAAFGLLTVFSAFEKWYYTTYWVENNVLHVKQGLFVKKESYLNKERVQTINTSSNVLYQMLGLKKIQIETAGGGDDAEVSLAGITVEEATELIAMLNEPTPEVKAEETLDEAAENTVEKEIITEEKQATEYKLTWKEILLASVTSGQFGLLFSLIFFVYHQVDEYIPKWIENSVKSYVMEHDIYGWIFMIAILLVLSWIISTIGYVLKHGDFTVNRRNDEVRISQGLLEKKELVLKLHRIQGITIKESILRQPFGYCAVQVEVIQGKGLGDEKEKVTLHPIIRKDRVQQLLAHLQLPYELNTNIISLPKAALRRYLIDSFIFFAMLAIPLTGISIYFEKYYIMWAFIPLAILIFILGYATFKTNGYGVNGEQITLVYRSVGKYTGLVRRRHVQSMEKTQSYFQRRADLCTYKFSNASSNYKLEHTSVEDTERMQDWYKKRLSED
- the hmoB gene encoding heme-degrading monooxygenase HmoB, translated to MKAIISYETPLEQAHFTAKNDEKDMFYKENTEESVEGSLQYDVLDAVGEFKGQPGYIVCNNISVTAEGRPVFENRFKNRAGLIENEPGFQAIRVLRPLSNDTYVILTMWETEQNFKDWTESRSFENAHKKRPAQAEGQAPAQAHPHAEQQKSIFSRPSFVTTFDVLV
- a CDS encoding CPCC family cysteine-rich protein, with product MKYTCPCCGYRTIEEEPPGTYEICNICYWEDDEVQFNNPDFEGGANEVSLRQAQKNFIAFGACEECFVKSVRKPTSEDVRDASWKQIC
- a CDS encoding PH domain-containing protein — protein: MYKRQHPITILLGIRVATLLPFIFLVLFRSDGQVKLWYLLHLVLLFVLFIMAIFSAIKWYFKVYWVENNILHIKHGVFVKKESYLNKERVQNISTSSNIIYQILGLTKLNIEVAGGGSDPEVMLAGIREEEAKELLSLLHKERSAVSEEAPAEADSKTVYQLTAKEILFASITSGRFGLVFSGLLLIYSEFNQFLPEWLINKVEAYVMDNGVYELIVMAAILMAVSWVISTAGYALKYANFKIERKGNEIRIVQGLFDKKEFVLKLHRIQAITVKEGILRQPFGYCSIEVEVIQSIEAAGNEVMLHPFMQKKDVQQLLTYLQLPYETEEEIVHLPKAALRHYVIMGWITSVVLALPIIGASIYFKQNIALFTLIPLFIVFTLLAYARYTSSGYMIRENQLVMVYRGLAKYTGIMRRRHVQAVGYSQSHFQKKDELCTAVVSVAGHRYKVKHMSKEDALRIYNWYKEKGNTVV
- a CDS encoding protoporphyrinogen oxidase, with translation MINFKPENLNQLLKVMLISANKSYDAIKDYECTGEEVVFRVDFEYIDVSLMIVDMLGRSASKFNILPYAKPDTNEIDYIQFQVYSIHEGNFKEIIDTM
- the hemE gene encoding uroporphyrinogen decarboxylase, coding for MVRTINETFLQACRGERTDYVPAWYMRQAGRSQPEYRKIKEKYSLFEITHNPELCAYVTKLPVDQYNVDAAILYKDIMSPLPAIGVDVEIKSGIGPVIDNPIRSLQDVEKLGEINPEDDVPYILDTIRLLTTEMLDVPLIGFSGAPFTLASYMIEGGPSRNYHNTKAFMYAEPKAWFALMDKLADMVITYLKAQINAGAKAVQIFDSWVGTVNVADYRVFIKPAMERIFAEVRTMGVPMIMHGVGAAHLVNEWHDLPLDVVGLDWRLPIEEARARGVHKAVQGNMDPSFLLAPWSVIEEHVKGILDQGMKQPGYIFNLGHGVFPEVNPDTLKRLTTFIHEYSKGQLAK
- a CDS encoding transglycosylase domain-containing protein translates to MKKVKWTLLGGLATLLLAIVLYKLIVLAGGYMMDEKQLVFHSSSRIVDQKGKEITKLYVENRDLVPIEQIPKYVQQAFVAVEDSRFYEHQGVDYPSIFRALYKDTLAGDKVEGGSTITQQLAKNVFLTREKTVTRKLKEVAISLQLEQKYTKQQILEMYMNHIYFGHGAYGIQAAAKLYFNKNVEDLTVEEGAMLAGLPKSPNGYSPYFSPEKSKERRDLVLSLMHKQGYLTAEDSVRYQGKTIALYKNLDENELAYMPYIDMVIDEAARLYGLSHQEVLRGGYTFVVPMDEKIQKVAYNQFQDARNFPGKEEGAQGAFLLMDNRTGGIKAAIGGRKYVPRGFNRVFAKRQPGSVLKPLIVYAPALETKKYNPYSLLTNERHSFEGYEPRNYNHEYSKEMTMYDAILESANVPAVSLLNELGVEEGKQYLEKGNVHIADAGLSTALGGLKNGVSPFDLVKMYRAFLANGDIIEPHVIDTVLNRHGAVIGESPKVETKIFSKQTAWYMTKMLEGVVKEGTAKAGVYNGALAGKTGTTSLPNDDNGARDMWFVGYTPNLVGAVWIGYDRTDQEHQLQGESALATKLFKKILTKANVEQKEQFMKPEGVETIGAPIRLRKIEDVKMKLAFSPFGLFKAKLSWTPLPDDRIMYRIYRVENGVHTHVATVNGAGEYEEKFVNIFSKPSFYVVPYNTQTNREGEKSKVAKP